The Dunckerocampus dactyliophorus isolate RoL2022-P2 chromosome 1, RoL_Ddac_1.1, whole genome shotgun sequence genome has a segment encoding these proteins:
- the LOC129192456 gene encoding transmembrane emp24 domain-containing protein 4-like isoform X2 — MLAVTRVGVILIVVCIYPTYALYFPIEETQKKCFTEEIPEDTRVVGKYRVQLWDKSDSSFLQASPSLGMHVEIKDADAKVILSRQYGSDDWFTFASRTPGEHQICLHPNSTKMALFAGGKLKVHLDIQVGERANNYPEIAVVDNLTELQLRVRQLQLQVEQILKEQNYQRYREERFRMISKSTNQRVRWWSIALISWSIAQMLTLIITDMWQTKHLKSVSEDDERVYFIDIGVRNVN, encoded by the exons ATGCTGGCCGTCACGAGAGTTGGTGTTATTTTGATTGTAGTTTGTATTTATCCAACTTACGCACTCTACTTCCCCATAGAAGAGACTCAAAAAAAATGCTTCACGGAAGAAATTCCAGAAGACACCAGAGTTGTCG GTAAGTACAGAGTTCAGCTTTGGGACAAATCGGACAGTTCCTTCCTCCAGGCCTCCCCCAGTCTTGGAATGCATGTTGAAATTAAGGATGCTGATGCAAAG GTAATCCTGTCTCGTCAATATGGATCCGACGACTGGTTCACCTTCGCATCTCGTACTCCTGGAGAACACCAAATTTGTCTGCACCCTAACTCCACAAAGATGGCTCTGTTTGCCGGAGGGAAACTG AAAGTGCACCTGGATATTCAGGTTGGAGAACGTGCCAATAACTACCCTGAAATTGCAGTCGTAGACAACCTGACTGAGCTGCAGCTGCGTGTCAGACAGCTTCAGCTTCAGGTCGAACAGATCCTGAAGGAGCAAAATTACCAGAGG TATCGAGAAGAGCGCTTCCGTATGATCAGTAAGAGCACCAACCAGCGCGTCCGCTGGTGGTCCATCGCCCTGATTTCGTGGTCCATCGCCCAGATGCTCACTCTCATCATCACAGACATGTGGCAGACGAAGCACCTCAAAAGTGTTTCTGAAGATGATGAACGggtttattttattgatattggTGTCAGGAATGTGAATTAA
- the LOC129192456 gene encoding transmembrane emp24 domain-containing protein 4-like isoform X1 → MLAVTRVGVILIVVCIYPTYALYFPIEETQKKCFTEEIPEDTRVVGKYRVQLWDKSDSSFLQASPSLGMHVEIKDADAKVCMVILSRQYGSDDWFTFASRTPGEHQICLHPNSTKMALFAGGKLKVHLDIQVGERANNYPEIAVVDNLTELQLRVRQLQLQVEQILKEQNYQRYREERFRMISKSTNQRVRWWSIALISWSIAQMLTLIITDMWQTKHLKSVSEDDERVYFIDIGVRNVN, encoded by the exons ATGCTGGCCGTCACGAGAGTTGGTGTTATTTTGATTGTAGTTTGTATTTATCCAACTTACGCACTCTACTTCCCCATAGAAGAGACTCAAAAAAAATGCTTCACGGAAGAAATTCCAGAAGACACCAGAGTTGTCG GTAAGTACAGAGTTCAGCTTTGGGACAAATCGGACAGTTCCTTCCTCCAGGCCTCCCCCAGTCTTGGAATGCATGTTGAAATTAAGGATGCTGATGCAAAGGTGTGTATG GTAATCCTGTCTCGTCAATATGGATCCGACGACTGGTTCACCTTCGCATCTCGTACTCCTGGAGAACACCAAATTTGTCTGCACCCTAACTCCACAAAGATGGCTCTGTTTGCCGGAGGGAAACTG AAAGTGCACCTGGATATTCAGGTTGGAGAACGTGCCAATAACTACCCTGAAATTGCAGTCGTAGACAACCTGACTGAGCTGCAGCTGCGTGTCAGACAGCTTCAGCTTCAGGTCGAACAGATCCTGAAGGAGCAAAATTACCAGAGG TATCGAGAAGAGCGCTTCCGTATGATCAGTAAGAGCACCAACCAGCGCGTCCGCTGGTGGTCCATCGCCCTGATTTCGTGGTCCATCGCCCAGATGCTCACTCTCATCATCACAGACATGTGGCAGACGAAGCACCTCAAAAGTGTTTCTGAAGATGATGAACGggtttattttattgatattggTGTCAGGAATGTGAATTAA
- the tmed4 gene encoding transmembrane emp24 domain-containing protein 4: MMLPVTAAGVILLAVCICPSYALYFHIGETEKKCFIEEIPDETMVMGKYRTQLWDKQTNSFLPSTPGLGMHVEIKDPDAKVILSRQYGSDGRFTFTSHTPGEHQICLHSNSTKMALFAGGKLRVHLDIQVGEHTNNYPEIAAKDKLTELQLRARQLLDQVEQIQKEQNYQRYREERFRMTSESTNQRVLWWSIAQTLILIMTGIWQMKHLKSFFEAKKLV, translated from the exons ATGATGCTGCCCGTCACTGCAGCTGGAGTAATTTTGCTAGCAGTGTGTATTTGTCCAAGTTACGCACTCTACTTCCACATAGGAGAGACtgagaaaaaatgtttcattgaaGAAATTCCAGACGAGACCATGGTCATGG GAAAGTACAGGACTCAGCTTTGGGACAAACAGACCAATTCCTTCCTCCCGTCCACTCCCGGCCTCGGAATGCATGTTGAAATCAAGGATCCTGATGCGAAG GTCATCCTGTCTCGTCAGTATGGATCCGACGGCCGGTTCACCTTCACATCTCACACGCCTGGAGAACACCAGATTTGTCTGCACTCCAACTCCACAAAGATGGCTCTGTTTGCTGGAGGGAAACTG AGAGTGCACCTGGATATTCAGGTCGGAGAACACACCAATAACTACCCTGAAATTGCAGCTAAGGACAAACTGACTGAGCTGCAGCTGCGTGCCAGACAGCTTCTGGATCAGGTGGAACAGATCCAGAAAGAACAAAACTACCAGAGG TATCGAGAGGAGCGCTTCCGCATGACCAGCGAGAGCACCAACCAACGCGTCCTCTGGTGGTCCATCGCCCAGACGCTCATTCTGATCATGACAGGCATATGGCAGATGAAGCACCTCAAGAGCTTTTTTGAAGCTAAGAAACTGGTTTAG